The sequence below is a genomic window from Cobetia sp. cqz5-12.
CATCAAGACCCACGCCGAGGATATCGATGAGCGCATCGTCGGCATCGAGCCGGGCGCAGGTCTGACGCGTCTGACCGAGCAGGTGCTCGAGGATTATGATCTCGAGGACATCGATCTGACCACCGGCAGCGGCGCGACCATGACCGCCGCGCTGAGCAATGCGATCAAGGGCGAGCGTGAGATCGTCGTCACCGGCTGGACACCGCATTGGATGTTCGCTCGCTGGGACCTCAAGTACCTGGATGACCCGCAGGGCGTCTACGGCGGTGCCGAGGAGATTCACACCCTGGCGCGCAAGGGGCTCGAGGAAGACATGCCGGAGGTCTACGCGATTCTCGACAACTTCGCCTGGACCCCGGCTGACATGGGCGAAGTGATGCTCAACAACCAGGAAGATGACGCTGACCCCTACGAAACCGCCAAGGCTTGGGTGGAAAGCCATCAGGATATCGTCAAGGAATGGCTGCCGGCCGCAGCTGAGTGATGCCTGACGCATGACTCACTGAGTCATGCATGACGAAACGCCCCCACAGGGTCTCCTGTGGGGGCGTTTCGTTGTGTGCCTGCAATGACGCGTCGCTCACACGGGGCGGACTCAGCCTGAATTGATCAGAACGGGCGGGCTCAGAAAGGACAGGGACTGCGCACTGCCATGCGCTCACCGCTCACCGGGTGATCGAAGCTGATCATCTCGGCATGCAGCATCAGGCGCTCGGCCATGAAGAAGGCCTCATCCGTCGCATAGAGGTCGCAGCCCAGGATCGGGTGGCCGATCTGCTGGCTATGAATGCGCAACTGATGCGTGCGACCTGACACCGGCGTGAACTCGACTCGCGTGCGCGCCGGATTCTCCAGGCGTTCAATGACGCGAAAATCACTGATGGCGGTCTTGCCGGTCTCGTGGCAGATCTTCTGCAGCGGGAACTGGTCGACATCCTTGGCGATGGGCAGCGAGATACGTCCGCTGTCCTCCTCAAGATGGCCATGCAGGATCGCGGTGTAGGACTTGCCGATGTTTCGATCCTGAAACTGGCGCGTCAGGTTGCCGTTGGCCGGCTTGTTGAGCGCGACCAGCATGATGCCCGAGGTGCCGAAATCCAGCCGATGCAGCAGCTTGGCGGTGGGATATTCCTTGACCAGGCGATGATGCAGTGAATCCAGATTGAGTGGATGCTTGCCGGATAGGCTGAGCAGGCCACTGGGCTTGTGGATCAGCAGGATGTCATCGTCGGCGTACAGTATCGCGTAGGTTTCGTGGCAGACGGGAACGATGAACGGATCGGCTTGTGGCTGCATAAAGGCTCGTCAGTGACGTCAGAAGGAGTCGGGGCGTAACGGCAAGTGGGCGCAAGCGCTGCCCCTATCTAGAGGGCAATGTCATCCCAGTGATACTCGTACTCGTCGTCCTCACCATCCTGGGGCGCACGTCCGATGAAGAGGCTGGCGGTGAAGGCACGCACGAAGATCACCTCGCTGCCGTCCAGTGCGGTCAGCAGCTCGCCTTTCTTGAGCTTCTTGATCCTGCGCTTGCGCGCCGCGGCGGCCTCACGCGCCGCGCGGGTGTCGGCGCGCCATTGGGCGGCAATTTCACCGGGCGCTGTCGACTGTTCGAGCAGCTCTTCCGGGCATTGCAGCGGAATGTCTGGCGTGCCCTCGTCACGGATATGGTATTCCCAGCGGCTGGGGTCACCATTCTTGGGTGCCTGCATCAGGTGCTGGCGAATGAAGGTATGGCCGTGAGGGTGCTCCAGCACGGCATACAGCACATTGCCGACCACGGCGTGATCGACCAGCGAGATGCCATGCCTGTCGGACGGGGTGTAGCCCGCCAGCAGTCGGTCTACGAGTGTCTGACGTGCCACCTTGGGGGTGCCGCTGTCATCCCAGGCCATGATGCCTCCAATCTGAGCGTGTCTGGCATCGCAGGCCATGTCGGATGCGCCGGTGAAGGGCGCAGGCTGACTAGCGTTCGAGAGGCCGAAAGGGCGGCCATTGTCCGGTTTGTGCCAGGCGAGGGCAAGCCGCTGACCGCGCGAATCTGTACCGCCAGGGTCTCAAGAGAAAGCGCACGCGACATCACAAGCGGCAAACCGGACGGTAACCCGAACGATAACGCAAGAGGCCCCGCAATAGCGGAGCCTCGAGAAGAGTGCTTGATGTGGCGCAGACTGGCTATCGGCACAGACTGGCGATCGGCACAGACTGGCGATCGGCACAGACTGGCGATCGGCACAGACTGGCGATCGGTTCAAGGCGCCAGCAGCTGCTTGTGCCATTTGCCGTCTTCGGTGTCCAGGCGCTGGTAGCGCACGCGATCGTGCAGGCGCGAGGGTTGACCCTGCCAGAATTCGATCATCTCCGGCACCACGCGATAGCCGCCCCAATGCTCCGGTCGCGGCACCTCGGTGGTGGCATAGACCTGTTCAAAGCGACCCTGACGCTCGCTGAGCCATTCGCGATCGGGAATCTCGACACTCTGCTGCGAGACCCAGGCGCCCAACTGGCTTCCCTTGGGGCGTGAGGCGAAGTACTGATCGGAGGTGGCTTCCGCGACTTTCTCGACGCTGCCTTCGATGCGCACCTGGCGCTCCAGCGCGGGCCACCAGAAGGTCAGCGCGGCGAAGGGCACATTGGCCAGTTCGCTGCCCTTGTGGCTCTGATAGTTGGTATAGAAGATGAAGCCTTCACTGTCGCAGCCCTTGAGCAGCACGATGCGCGCATGCGGCTTGCCCTGGCTGTCGACGGTGGAGAGCGTCATGACATTGGCGTCGTTGTCATCGGCGGACAGGGCGCTGGTCAACCACTCCTGGAACAGCTCGAAGGGTTCCAGCGGTGTGTTCGCAAGGCTCAGGCCATCACCGGAATAGGTTCTGCGCACATCGGCGATATCGCGGTTCATGGTGGGCTCCCTTGATGAATTGCTCATGTAATGACATGACTGTGACCGCTCACGTGGTGGATCGCAAGCCTCAGACACCACCCAGCTGCAACCACGCCATGTAAAGCCCGGTACCGACGGCAATCGAGAGCAGCGCATTGCGTCGCCACAGATGCAATCCCGCCACGCAAATGGCCGCGACCAGCATGCCAGCGCCCTCAGCGCTCTCAAGCCAACTCCGCCAGGCCGAGATGCGGTGCGCGGACTCTGACAGGTCAGGCAGTTGCATGGCGGACAGCGAGACGATGATCAGCACGACCATGACGATGGCCGGCAGATAGCGGCCCATATGCAGAATCAGCGGATGGGCCGAATGGCGGGACAGAAACACGAAGGGCAGCGCGCGCGTGGTGAAGGTCGCACCGGCTGACACGGCGATCAGCAGCAAGGCATGCAGGGTCGTCATGGGGTGGTGTGCTCCGAGGCTTGATTGTGCCGAGTCTGGCGCGCGCCAGACTTGCCGTGGGGGGGATGATCGTCACGCGGGACAGGCTTGCCGTGTGGCGGTTGTTTGCCACGCTGGTAATGATACTGCCCGAGCAACAGAGCGCAGGCTGCCGCGATGCTGCCCAGCAACAGCTGATCTTTTGGCAGCAGCCACAGGCCCGCGAACGTGACCAGCAGACCCAGCAGGAAGGGCCAACGCTCGCGCAGGGCAAACCACTGTTCGATCCCCAGCACCACGAATAGCGCCGTCAACGCGAACTCGATGCCGCTGCTGTCAAAGTTGAGCTGTCCGGCTGCCAGACCCAGCAGCGTCCCCAGTACCCACCAGGACTGGTTGAGGAAGGTGATGCGCAACATCAGGCGTTGGTCATCACGGCGCGCCACCGGATCATCGCGCTCGCCACTGCGCGGCAGACTGGCCAGCAGCGAGTAGGTTTCGTCGGTCAGCCCGAAGATGAGATAGAGCTTGCCAAGGCCCGCCGCGCGGAAGCGTTCCAGCAGCGACAAGCCATAGAATAGGTGGCGCGAATTGAGCAGCAGCGTAGCCACGAAGACCTCGGTGATGCCGGCTCCGGCACCAAGCAATGCCACCGCCAGGAACTGGCCGGCCCCGGCCAGAATGACCAGCGACATGAGAAGGCCCAGCCAAGGGCTCAACGGCAGCTGGGTGAACAGCACGCCAAAGGCTGCGCCCAGTGGGATATAGCCGAACATCACCGGCAGGGTCTGGTTAAGTGCCTGTTGCCATAGGTGACGACCGCTGACTGGCTGCCGGGGAGGCGAGCCCGCACAGGTGGTGTCGTCCCGGGAGGCGTGCGAGGTACTGGCCGTGGAAGGCGATGACATGGCGAGAGTTCCGTTCTGCGCAGGCGGGGTGAAGCCGGGCGACACATGCAGGGGGCCTCAAGTGGCCGAGACCCGGAAAGCCGTAGACAATCTCGTCAGCA
It includes:
- a CDS encoding AzlC family ABC transporter permease, with product MSSPSTASTSHASRDDTTCAGSPPRQPVSGRHLWQQALNQTLPVMFGYIPLGAAFGVLFTQLPLSPWLGLLMSLVILAGAGQFLAVALLGAGAGITEVFVATLLLNSRHLFYGLSLLERFRAAGLGKLYLIFGLTDETYSLLASLPRSGERDDPVARRDDQRLMLRITFLNQSWWVLGTLLGLAAGQLNFDSSGIEFALTALFVVLGIEQWFALRERWPFLLGLLVTFAGLWLLPKDQLLLGSIAAACALLLGQYHYQRGKQPPHGKPVPRDDHPPHGKSGARQTRHNQASEHTTP
- a CDS encoding glycine betaine ABC transporter substrate-binding protein, whose product is MNKQDASRTTLNVTAKMNAASKALLLGAVMSSSLAGASAVYAAGDKGDVTLAYVEWSSEVASTNVVKAVLESQGYNVELKALSAAAMFQAVAFGDADGMVGAWLPTTHEDYMAKIADKVDDLGVNLEGTKLGLVVPSYSKLETIDDIKTHAEDIDERIVGIEPGAGLTRLTEQVLEDYDLEDIDLTTGSGATMTAALSNAIKGEREIVVTGWTPHWMFARWDLKYLDDPQGVYGGAEEIHTLARKGLEEDMPEVYAILDNFAWTPADMGEVMLNNQEDDADPYETAKAWVESHQDIVKEWLPAAAE
- the pdxH gene encoding pyridoxamine 5'-phosphate oxidase, coding for MNRDIADVRRTYSGDGLSLANTPLEPFELFQEWLTSALSADDNDANVMTLSTVDSQGKPHARIVLLKGCDSEGFIFYTNYQSHKGSELANVPFAALTFWWPALERQVRIEGSVEKVAEATSDQYFASRPKGSQLGAWVSQQSVEIPDREWLSERQGRFEQVYATTEVPRPEHWGGYRVVPEMIEFWQGQPSRLHDRVRYQRLDTEDGKWHKQLLAP
- a CDS encoding RluA family pseudouridine synthase, whose protein sequence is MQPQADPFIVPVCHETYAILYADDDILLIHKPSGLLSLSGKHPLNLDSLHHRLVKEYPTAKLLHRLDFGTSGIMLVALNKPANGNLTRQFQDRNIGKSYTAILHGHLEEDSGRISLPIAKDVDQFPLQKICHETGKTAISDFRVIERLENPARTRVEFTPVSGRTHQLRIHSQQIGHPILGCDLYATDEAFFMAERLMLHAEMISFDHPVSGERMAVRSPCPF
- a CDS encoding branched-chain amino acid transporter permease; amino-acid sequence: MTTLHALLLIAVSAGATFTTRALPFVFLSRHSAHPLILHMGRYLPAIVMVVLIIVSLSAMQLPDLSESAHRISAWRSWLESAEGAGMLVAAICVAGLHLWRRNALLSIAVGTGLYMAWLQLGGV